One genomic region from Paenibacillus antri encodes:
- a CDS encoding L-lactate dehydrogenase — protein sequence MKKGAKIAVIGVGAVGSTTAYTLLLRERASELVLIDYNHAKAVGDALDMNHGMPFLGRAKVWAGTYEDCRDADIIVITAGAAQKPGETRIDLLKRNVGIFESIMEEVLKVNDHAILLIASNPVDVMSYFSQKKSGWPVHRVIGSGTLLDSARFRYLIGSELDIDPRSIHAHIIGEHGDSEVPVWSLANVAGTEVSLSDEAKERVFANTRDAAYQIIEAKGATYYAIALAIDRICAAIVRNEGAVLNVSTLLNDYHGISDVYMGVPCVVDRSGVRSVLPLHITEEEKALLHKSADKLKDIIRSISL from the coding sequence TCTTAAGAGAACGAGCGTCCGAGCTCGTATTAATCGACTATAACCATGCGAAGGCGGTCGGGGACGCGCTCGACATGAACCACGGCATGCCGTTCCTCGGCCGGGCGAAGGTGTGGGCCGGCACGTACGAGGATTGCCGCGACGCGGACATTATCGTCATTACGGCGGGCGCCGCGCAGAAGCCGGGCGAGACGCGCATCGATTTGCTGAAGCGCAATGTTGGCATTTTCGAAAGCATTATGGAAGAAGTCTTAAAGGTGAACGACCACGCCATTCTGCTGATCGCTTCGAACCCGGTCGACGTCATGAGCTACTTCTCGCAGAAGAAGTCCGGCTGGCCGGTGCACCGGGTCATCGGGTCCGGGACGCTGCTCGACAGCGCGCGGTTCCGCTACTTGATCGGCTCGGAGCTCGACATCGATCCGCGCAGCATTCATGCGCACATCATCGGCGAGCACGGCGATTCCGAGGTGCCGGTGTGGAGCCTCGCCAACGTCGCCGGCACGGAGGTGTCGTTAAGCGACGAAGCGAAAGAACGCGTCTTCGCGAACACGCGCGACGCCGCGTACCAGATCATCGAAGCGAAAGGCGCCACGTATTACGCGATCGCGCTCGCGATCGACCGGATTTGCGCCGCGATCGTGCGCAACGAAGGCGCGGTGCTGAACGTATCCACGCTGCTGAACGATTACCACGGCATCTCCGACGTCTACATGGGCGTGCCTTGCGTCGTCGACCGGTCGGGCGTCCGCTCGGTGCTGCCGCTCCATATCACCGAAGAAGAGAAGGCGCTGCTGCATAAGTCCGCCGACAAGCTGAAAGACATTATTCGGTCGATCTCCCTATAG